The following coding sequences lie in one Rhodopirellula bahusiensis genomic window:
- a CDS encoding putative manganese-dependent inorganic diphosphatase, protein MTVHVFGHRNPDTDAICSALAYADFLRQTTRPDAVAACCGPPNERTEFALRQAKLTAPKIIMDVRPELEDICNRDVVVARTSDVFYEVYERMDEHELRSIPVLDDNDQLIGLVTLLDLLELVFQGGVDPYRSREVRTNLDKVVSVLGGSYQHAVDSGLNEDMILTVGAMSAGGFCERMKQFPADRLLVVSGDRPTIQLPALEMGVRGLVVTGGYELSSGLMELARGRGVTVINSPFDTATTTMRIKAAQLIEEVVNRDFLALSAKLPVAAAKQQIYRSAQTVFPVVDNQKLIGVLSKSDMVHPPRPQLVLVDHNEIGQAVEGAEESDIVEVLDHHRLGGSLKSTGPIRFIMDPVGSTCTLVARMYRQEGLEPESGIALCMASGIISDTLYLRSPTTTDVDRELLTWLQGFCSVDLAEYANEFFEIGSALRSCTPDKVVREDCKQFEENGRRFSISQIEEIGLDLFWERQTELSQALVRLSEQENLEFSALLVTDISSNGSLLLMSSEPEGWEEINYPQLEDRLYKLENVVSRKKQLLPLISSLLEQSPAPT, encoded by the coding sequence ATGACGGTCCATGTTTTTGGTCACCGCAATCCTGACACGGATGCGATCTGCAGTGCTTTGGCCTACGCTGATTTCCTTCGCCAAACGACCCGTCCCGATGCGGTAGCGGCGTGTTGTGGTCCACCTAACGAACGGACCGAATTTGCCCTTCGGCAAGCCAAGTTGACGGCGCCCAAGATCATCATGGATGTTCGGCCGGAGCTGGAGGACATCTGCAATCGAGATGTTGTCGTCGCTCGGACGTCAGACGTTTTCTACGAAGTCTACGAACGCATGGACGAGCATGAGCTTCGCTCGATCCCGGTGCTCGATGACAACGACCAGTTGATCGGATTGGTCACTCTGCTTGATCTTCTGGAGTTGGTCTTTCAAGGCGGCGTGGATCCCTATCGATCTCGTGAAGTCCGTACGAACCTGGACAAGGTTGTTTCCGTGTTGGGCGGGTCGTACCAGCACGCGGTGGATTCGGGACTGAATGAGGACATGATTCTGACCGTTGGTGCGATGAGCGCCGGCGGGTTCTGCGAACGCATGAAGCAGTTTCCGGCGGATCGATTGTTGGTCGTCAGTGGCGATCGACCGACGATTCAACTGCCCGCACTCGAGATGGGAGTGCGTGGATTGGTCGTGACGGGCGGCTATGAGCTCTCCAGCGGATTGATGGAACTCGCACGCGGACGCGGTGTGACGGTCATCAACAGTCCGTTTGACACCGCAACGACGACGATGCGGATCAAAGCCGCTCAGTTAATCGAAGAAGTCGTCAATCGAGATTTCTTGGCACTGTCCGCCAAGTTGCCTGTCGCGGCGGCCAAGCAACAAATTTATCGCTCGGCTCAAACTGTGTTCCCTGTCGTCGACAATCAAAAACTGATTGGCGTGCTGAGCAAATCCGACATGGTTCACCCACCTCGTCCTCAATTGGTGTTGGTCGATCACAACGAGATTGGACAAGCGGTGGAAGGTGCGGAAGAGTCCGACATCGTCGAAGTTCTCGATCACCACCGGCTTGGTGGTTCGCTGAAGTCCACCGGTCCGATTCGCTTCATTATGGACCCCGTCGGATCCACGTGCACTTTGGTGGCACGCATGTATCGCCAAGAAGGCTTGGAACCTGAGTCTGGCATCGCGCTTTGCATGGCGTCAGGCATCATCAGTGACACGCTGTATTTGCGATCGCCGACGACGACGGATGTGGACCGCGAACTGCTGACTTGGTTGCAAGGATTCTGCTCCGTGGATCTGGCTGAATACGCCAACGAGTTCTTCGAGATCGGCTCGGCACTTCGTTCCTGCACGCCGGATAAAGTCGTTCGTGAAGACTGCAAGCAATTCGAAGAAAACGGGCGACGGTTCTCGATCTCTCAGATTGAAGAGATCGGGTTGGATCTGTTTTGGGAACGCCAAACCGAGCTCAGCCAAGCGTTGGTCCGATTGTCGGAGCAAGAAAACCTTGAGTTTTCAGCGTTGCTGGTGACTGATATCTCGAGCAACGGAAGTTTGTTGCTGATGAGCAGCGAGCCGGAAGGTTGGGAGGAGATCAATTACCCCCAGCTCGAGGATCGGCTGTATAAATTAGAGAACGTCGTTAGTCGCAAGAAGCAGTTGTTGCCTCTGATTAGCAGCCTGCTAGAGCAATCTCCCGCACCCACGTGA
- a CDS encoding phosphopantothenoylcysteine decarboxylase yields MEPKTRRILLAIGGGIAAYKAADLCSKLAQAGHQVQVVTSRAATEFIGDATLAALSGRPVVHDVFDPRFPLGSHIELMREIDAMVVAPATANLMAQFAHGMASDLISTLYLQNTRPVLLAPAMSDPMWNHAAVKRNVQSLQEDGCHFVGPDDGWLSCRVKGTGRMSEPVTILQTLETLFRGDSSDAK; encoded by the coding sequence ATGGAACCCAAGACGCGGCGGATTCTGTTGGCGATTGGTGGTGGAATCGCCGCGTATAAAGCGGCCGACCTGTGCAGCAAACTGGCACAGGCCGGTCATCAAGTTCAGGTGGTCACCTCACGGGCGGCCACCGAATTCATTGGCGACGCGACTTTGGCGGCGCTCTCGGGGCGTCCGGTTGTTCACGATGTCTTCGATCCACGATTTCCGCTGGGCAGCCACATTGAGCTGATGCGAGAAATTGATGCCATGGTCGTTGCGCCCGCGACAGCGAATTTGATGGCTCAGTTCGCTCACGGGATGGCTTCGGACTTGATCAGCACGCTGTATCTGCAAAACACCCGCCCCGTGCTTCTAGCACCCGCGATGAGTGACCCGATGTGGAATCACGCCGCGGTGAAACGGAACGTTCAATCGCTCCAGGAAGACGGTTGCCACTTCGTCGGACCCGACGACGGCTGGCTGAGTTGCCGAGTCAAAGGCACCGGTCGAATGAGTGAACCAGTGACGATTTTACAAACACTGGAAACGCTGTTCCGCGGCGATTCATCGGACGCCAAGTAG
- a CDS encoding DNA-directed RNA polymerase subunit omega: MLEELKEEEIVNKIGGRFKLSTLIQKRLVQLNQGSRALVSVDTHDKMSIVLQEIVQDKIFLNMENEIETIDDLDAIVAASEAPELDPSDL; encoded by the coding sequence GTGCTCGAAGAACTGAAAGAAGAAGAAATCGTCAACAAGATCGGTGGCCGTTTCAAACTCAGCACCTTGATCCAAAAACGCCTCGTCCAGCTCAACCAGGGCAGCCGAGCGTTGGTCAGCGTGGACACGCACGACAAAATGTCGATCGTGTTGCAAGAGATTGTCCAGGACAAGATCTTCCTGAACATGGAAAACGAAATCGAAACCATCGACGATCTCGATGCCATCGTCGCCGCCAGCGAAGCTCCTGAACTGGATCCGTCGGACCTGTAA
- the gmk gene encoding guanylate kinase yields the protein MNDPSSSSACETAHPGRLVIISGPSGAGKSTVVKQLMKRCDVPLQLSVSATTREPRPGEKHGQDYFFLSHEEFERRRKSDDFVECKQVFSLGQWYGTLKDQVATGLNAGKWVILEIDVQGAMAVLDDPHYRPLTIFVHPGSMEELERRLRNRGTESESSLTARLETAAAEMQCLSRYQYEIINESVDNAVTEICQILLDQRKTTPCSKN from the coding sequence ATGAACGATCCATCCAGCTCATCCGCCTGCGAAACCGCTCATCCGGGCCGTTTGGTCATCATTTCGGGGCCCAGTGGCGCGGGAAAGTCGACGGTCGTCAAGCAATTGATGAAACGTTGCGACGTGCCGCTCCAGCTCAGCGTTTCCGCGACCACTCGCGAGCCACGTCCGGGCGAAAAACACGGCCAGGACTACTTTTTTCTCTCGCATGAAGAGTTTGAAAGACGTCGAAAGTCCGACGACTTTGTCGAATGCAAGCAAGTTTTCAGCCTCGGGCAGTGGTATGGCACCCTGAAGGACCAAGTTGCCACTGGCCTGAACGCCGGGAAATGGGTAATTTTAGAGATTGATGTGCAAGGCGCGATGGCGGTGTTGGATGACCCTCACTACCGCCCCCTGACGATCTTTGTGCATCCAGGCAGCATGGAAGAATTGGAACGACGGTTGCGAAACCGTGGCACCGAATCAGAATCTTCCCTGACTGCTCGACTCGAAACCGCCGCGGCCGAGATGCAATGCTTGAGCCGCTATCAATACGAAATCATCAATGAATCGGTCGACAACGCTGTCACCGAAATTTGCCAGATCTTACTGGATCAAAGGAAAACGACGCCGTGCTCGAAGAACTGA
- a CDS encoding YicC/YloC family endoribonuclease — MTGQGRGETSGSAGSVVTEIRSVNNRGLKIILRTSDSVSEFEPKMESLVRQHLHRGSVTVQVRFTPPPGADLPRINADAVRSYAEQLAQVADSLAMGDAVTSTNIDLAHLMQMPGVLESPSAGGQNRSSSEQETAAKWSLIQDSVELALDRFKQMRSDEAIAMAESIEQDMTLIQTRCEEIAKRTPQVVARYQERLRERIEKALAENGLSAGDPVDLIREVQLFADRSDISEELTRLGSHLSLMRGVLVGESAETASSESGSRGEAVGRKLDFIIQELNRETNTIGSKAGDAEVAEHVVEIKCAIERMRELVQNLE, encoded by the coding sequence ATGACCGGCCAGGGCCGAGGCGAAACGTCCGGTTCGGCTGGCTCGGTCGTCACTGAGATTCGCTCGGTCAACAACCGAGGCCTGAAGATCATCCTTCGCACCAGCGATTCGGTGTCAGAGTTTGAACCGAAGATGGAATCGCTGGTTCGTCAGCATTTGCACCGTGGCAGCGTCACGGTGCAAGTTCGATTCACGCCGCCACCCGGAGCCGACCTGCCCCGGATCAACGCCGATGCGGTGCGATCCTACGCGGAACAATTGGCTCAGGTTGCTGATTCCTTGGCGATGGGCGACGCCGTCACGTCCACTAACATCGATTTGGCTCACCTGATGCAGATGCCGGGTGTGCTGGAATCTCCTTCCGCCGGCGGCCAAAATCGATCGTCCAGCGAACAGGAAACGGCCGCGAAATGGTCGTTGATTCAAGACAGTGTTGAATTGGCGCTGGACCGTTTCAAACAGATGCGATCGGACGAGGCCATCGCGATGGCGGAATCGATTGAGCAAGACATGACGCTCATCCAGACTCGTTGCGAGGAAATCGCCAAGCGAACTCCTCAGGTGGTGGCCCGTTATCAAGAACGGCTTCGCGAACGCATTGAAAAAGCGTTGGCGGAGAATGGTTTGTCGGCGGGCGACCCGGTCGATCTGATTCGCGAAGTCCAGCTTTTTGCAGATCGATCCGACATCAGCGAAGAATTGACCCGCCTGGGAAGTCATTTGAGTCTGATGCGAGGCGTGTTGGTTGGTGAATCTGCAGAAACGGCCTCGAGTGAATCGGGCAGCCGCGGGGAAGCCGTCGGCCGCAAGCTCGATTTCATCATCCAGGAGCTCAATCGCGAAACCAACACGATTGGCAGCAAGGCCGGGGACGCTGAAGTTGCCGAGCATGTGGTCGAGATCAAATGCGCGATCGAACGCATGCGTGAACTCGTTCAGAATTTGGAGTGA